The Allorhodopirellula heiligendammensis genome includes a window with the following:
- a CDS encoding sulfatase family protein yields MKTKSIQLIACLAWCIFSSSLQADDETVPPNLVFIIADDCTFSDIGCYGGQALTPNIDALAEQGMRMMQCFQAAPMCSPTRHSLYTGQYPVKTGAYPNHTFARDDVKSIVHYLQPLGYRVALSGKTHIGPESVFPFEYSKGGNAKKRQAKLDQAVVASEPSVINMGAIDNLMTECSETKKPFALFACSNEPHEPWNKGKRFRPQYDSAALKLRPYMVDTPSTRTAYRDYLAEISFFDSEVGQILSMIDQHDLADNTLVMVVSEQGNSFPFAKWSCYDAGLQSIMIVRWPGQVSAGSETDALVEYVDVCPTFVEAAGGTPAAIIDGKSLLPVLRGETDHHKDHVFGIQTTRGIFNGPRDYPIRSVRNERFKLIRNLDPDATFHNTINGKAWFRSWEASAEGGNEHAQSIIERFATRPAFELYDVQADPHELNNLAGDADYAAVLSELAETLAAWMQSQGDLGLETEMQAFEHMHGGNQEYKEWANAQKTPNQSKRGRKQK; encoded by the coding sequence ATGAAGACAAAGTCAATCCAGTTAATTGCCTGCCTTGCCTGGTGCATATTCAGTTCGTCGCTGCAGGCCGACGATGAAACGGTCCCACCGAATCTCGTGTTCATCATCGCCGACGATTGCACGTTCTCAGACATCGGTTGCTATGGAGGACAAGCGTTGACGCCGAACATCGATGCACTGGCTGAACAGGGCATGCGGATGATGCAGTGTTTTCAAGCGGCTCCGATGTGTTCACCGACGCGGCACAGTCTGTATACGGGGCAATACCCCGTTAAAACCGGTGCTTATCCGAACCACACCTTCGCTCGCGACGACGTCAAGAGCATCGTTCACTATCTTCAGCCGCTTGGATATCGAGTTGCGTTGTCGGGAAAGACCCATATCGGTCCAGAATCCGTTTTCCCCTTTGAATATTCCAAAGGCGGTAATGCGAAAAAGCGGCAAGCAAAGTTGGATCAGGCAGTGGTCGCGAGCGAACCGTCCGTGATCAACATGGGAGCCATCGACAATTTAATGACCGAATGCTCCGAGACGAAGAAACCGTTCGCGCTCTTTGCATGCTCGAACGAACCCCATGAACCATGGAACAAAGGCAAGCGTTTTCGCCCCCAGTACGACTCTGCCGCGTTGAAACTTCGACCGTATATGGTGGATACACCAAGTACGCGAACGGCCTACCGTGACTACCTCGCCGAAATCAGTTTCTTTGATTCCGAGGTCGGACAGATTCTCTCGATGATTGACCAACATGACCTTGCTGATAACACGCTTGTGATGGTGGTTTCCGAGCAGGGAAACAGCTTTCCGTTCGCCAAGTGGAGTTGCTACGACGCGGGATTGCAATCGATCATGATCGTACGCTGGCCGGGCCAGGTATCAGCGGGCAGTGAAACGGACGCGTTGGTGGAATATGTTGACGTGTGTCCCACGTTTGTCGAAGCTGCTGGCGGGACGCCGGCGGCGATAATCGACGGCAAGAGCCTACTTCCTGTGCTGCGTGGGGAAACGGATCATCACAAAGATCACGTGTTTGGGATTCAAACGACGCGGGGCATTTTCAATGGTCCCCGGGACTATCCTATTCGTAGTGTCCGCAATGAACGATTCAAGTTAATTCGCAATCTCGATCCCGACGCCACCTTTCATAACACGATCAATGGGAAAGCGTGGTTTCGCAGTTGGGAGGCTTCGGCGGAGGGCGGCAATGAGCACGCTCAATCGATCATTGAGCGTTTTGCAACCCGCCCAGCATTCGAGTTGTACGACGTGCAAGCGGATCCCCACGAGTTGAATAATCTAGCCGGAGACGCCGACTACGCCGCAGTGCTGTCTGAGTTAGCTGAGACCCTCGCCGCCTGGATGCAGTCGCAGGGAGACCTGGGGCTGGAAACTGAGATGCAGGCCTTCGAGCATATGCATGGTGGCAACCAGGAATACAAAGAGTGGGCCAATGCTCAAAAAACTCCCAACCAATCCAAACGTGGAAGGAAACAAAAATGA
- a CDS encoding arylsulfatase yields the protein MKLILLSAAILVFGTIPGLADERPNIVVVMVDDMGFSDIGCYGSEIPTPHLDALAENGVRFSQFYNTGRCCPTRASLLTGLYSHQAGIGHMTADQGVPGYRGQLTDRCVTLAEVLGPAGYFTAMTGKWHVGFSHGVTPARRGFHRSLNLPAGGLHFSNQTGAKGGMKLYLNGDEVARDDPQFNPPWYGCDLWTEAGVRFVDEAIDQDKPFFWYLAHVAPHFPCMAPEATIAKYRGKYLRGWDKLREERYARQIESGLIKPEWELEPRPDAIPAWDTLSADEQRRYDDMMAIYAAMIDEIDKNIGKLVAALKERDQLDNTLILFLADNGGNAEAGVKGKYNGDHPGDPHSDVFIGQCWAHLNNTPFRKYKHYNHEGGIATPLIAHWPAGMSKARDGDRERDRSGEDLVGRWVRTPTHVIDLMATCVDLGSAVYPEERNGQSIIPMQGQSLKPLLTGDGNFAERPLYWEHEGNAAIRVGDTKLVRAGAKGAWELFDLDVDRTEQHDLTTAVPERAAAMKEQWKSWAKSAFVLPKPEAKKKKAPQRRVKQKQS from the coding sequence ATGAAATTAATCTTACTGAGTGCTGCCATTCTGGTTTTTGGCACGATTCCCGGTCTTGCTGACGAGCGGCCGAACATTGTCGTCGTGATGGTGGACGATATGGGATTCTCGGATATTGGCTGCTACGGCAGTGAAATTCCTACGCCCCATCTCGACGCGCTGGCAGAGAACGGAGTGCGTTTTTCCCAGTTTTACAATACGGGGAGATGTTGTCCTACGCGTGCCTCCTTGTTGACGGGACTGTACTCCCACCAAGCAGGTATCGGGCATATGACAGCAGACCAAGGTGTGCCAGGCTATCGTGGTCAACTGACCGATCGATGCGTCACATTGGCGGAGGTCCTAGGTCCAGCCGGTTACTTCACCGCCATGACGGGGAAGTGGCACGTGGGTTTCAGCCATGGTGTCACACCTGCGCGACGGGGATTCCACCGCAGTCTCAACCTGCCCGCCGGAGGTCTGCATTTCTCCAATCAGACGGGGGCGAAAGGTGGGATGAAATTGTATCTCAACGGCGATGAAGTCGCCCGGGACGATCCTCAGTTCAATCCTCCTTGGTATGGCTGTGACTTATGGACGGAGGCTGGAGTTCGCTTTGTCGATGAGGCGATCGACCAGGACAAGCCATTCTTTTGGTATCTCGCTCATGTCGCCCCGCACTTCCCATGCATGGCTCCCGAGGCAACGATCGCCAAGTATCGGGGCAAGTACCTGCGAGGTTGGGACAAGTTGCGAGAAGAACGTTACGCAAGACAAATTGAGTCCGGGTTGATCAAACCTGAGTGGGAGCTTGAACCACGACCAGATGCCATTCCCGCTTGGGACACGCTCTCCGCAGATGAGCAACGACGCTATGACGACATGATGGCAATCTACGCGGCCATGATTGACGAGATCGACAAAAACATCGGCAAACTTGTCGCGGCTCTGAAGGAACGCGATCAGCTCGACAATACTTTGATTTTGTTTCTGGCAGACAACGGCGGCAATGCCGAAGCGGGTGTCAAGGGAAAGTACAATGGGGATCACCCGGGGGACCCTCATTCAGATGTATTCATCGGTCAGTGCTGGGCACATTTGAACAATACGCCCTTTCGCAAATATAAGCACTACAATCACGAAGGAGGCATTGCCACGCCACTGATTGCGCATTGGCCTGCGGGGATGAGCAAGGCGCGTGACGGAGATCGTGAGCGGGACCGCAGCGGCGAGGACCTCGTCGGGAGGTGGGTGCGTACGCCGACGCATGTGATCGACCTCATGGCGACCTGTGTCGATCTCGGATCTGCCGTCTATCCTGAAGAGCGGAACGGACAATCGATCATCCCGATGCAGGGACAAAGCCTGAAGCCACTGCTAACCGGTGATGGCAACTTTGCGGAACGGCCTTTGTACTGGGAACACGAAGGAAATGCTGCCATTCGTGTCGGCGATACAAAGCTGGTGCGTGCGGGGGCGAAAGGGGCTTGGGAATTGTTTGATTTGGACGTCGATCGAACCGAGCAACACGACCTAACGACGGCGGTTCCCGAACGTGCCGCAGCCATGAAAGAGCAGTGGAAGTCGTGGGCCAAATCTGCCTTTGTATTGCCCAAACCCGAAGCGAAGAAAAAGAAGGCTCCTCAGCGCCGTGTGAAGCAAAAACAGTCTTAA
- a CDS encoding cellulase family glycosylhydrolase translates to MFRLLGKLKPTQSHDTLFGTLRFHHSPRPTMLTRPRAPRIFASLILLATILTSNPLNAQQPGERWSTAKANLWQEQTPWLVGANFTPAYAINQLEMFQADTFDLAAIDRELAWAEDLGFTSIRVYLHHLLWEQDADGFLERLDQFLATADEHHIGVMLVLFDSVWDPNPQLGKQRAPQQGLHNSGWVQSPGAKDLKDRSRHALLESYVKGVVGKFKNDPRVQVWDVWNEPDNLNGNSYGENNLNQEPQEKLALVLELLPQAFEWAREAGATQPLTAGVWLSDRKADPKRLNEIEKVQLEQSDVISFHCYGGLKSLQTWINHLRPLDRPLICTEYMARPNGSEFDPILGYFADQNIGAYNWGFVAGKSNTIYPWDSWQKPYADEPPVWFHDIFRADGTPYRQAEVDYIRKVTDANTK, encoded by the coding sequence ATGTTCAGACTGCTAGGAAAATTGAAACCAACCCAGTCACACGATACACTATTCGGAACTCTTCGTTTTCATCACTCACCAAGGCCGACCATGCTGACGAGACCGCGTGCTCCTCGAATCTTCGCATCCCTGATTCTCCTAGCAACGATCCTTACCTCGAACCCGCTCAACGCTCAACAACCCGGAGAGCGTTGGTCAACCGCGAAAGCCAATCTGTGGCAAGAGCAGACACCTTGGTTGGTGGGAGCGAATTTCACGCCCGCTTACGCAATCAACCAGCTCGAAATGTTCCAGGCAGACACATTTGACTTGGCCGCGATTGATCGCGAATTGGCGTGGGCGGAAGATCTCGGCTTCACCAGTATTCGTGTCTATCTGCATCACTTGCTCTGGGAGCAAGATGCTGACGGCTTTCTCGAGCGACTCGATCAATTCTTGGCCACTGCCGACGAGCATCATATCGGCGTCATGCTGGTGCTCTTTGACAGCGTCTGGGATCCCAATCCGCAACTCGGCAAGCAGCGTGCGCCCCAGCAGGGCCTGCACAATTCCGGTTGGGTCCAGAGCCCTGGTGCGAAGGACCTGAAGGACCGGTCGCGGCACGCGTTACTGGAGTCCTACGTGAAGGGCGTTGTCGGCAAATTTAAAAACGACCCACGTGTGCAGGTCTGGGACGTGTGGAACGAACCGGACAACCTGAACGGCAATAGCTATGGCGAAAACAATCTCAATCAAGAGCCGCAGGAAAAGCTGGCACTCGTGCTGGAGTTGTTACCTCAGGCATTCGAGTGGGCCCGTGAGGCTGGTGCGACCCAACCGCTGACCGCAGGCGTGTGGCTGAGCGATCGCAAAGCGGATCCGAAACGACTCAATGAGATTGAGAAAGTCCAGCTCGAACAATCGGATGTGATTAGTTTTCATTGCTATGGAGGCCTAAAAAGTCTCCAGACGTGGATCAACCACCTGCGTCCGCTTGATCGACCGCTGATCTGCACCGAATACATGGCTCGGCCCAATGGAAGCGAATTTGATCCTATCCTGGGGTACTTCGCCGACCAGAATATTGGTGCCTACAACTGGGGTTTCGTCGCCGGTAAGTCGAACACCATCTACCCCTGGGACTCCTGGCAGAAACCCTATGCGGACGAACCACCGGTATGGTTCCACGATATCTTCCGGGCCGACGGAACGCCCTATCGTCAAGCGGAAGTCGATTACATTCGCAAAGTCACCGACGCGAATACGAAATAA
- the rdgB gene encoding RdgB/HAM1 family non-canonical purine NTP pyrophosphatase: MFDLVLGTHNAKKLIELRMMVPASLARLSTLADIEGAIDVVEDGDTFAENAAKKASEQAQHLGRWVLAEDSGLSVDALDGRPGVYSARYAGEHGNDAANNQKLLSDLRDVPAEKRGAQFNCHLSLADPAGQVHLTASGICRGRIAESLSGSAGFGYDPLFIIGEYHRTFGELDLSVKRAISHRSRALRRFLPQLSRLIQQQSV; this comes from the coding sequence ATGTTCGATCTCGTCCTCGGTACCCACAACGCTAAAAAACTTATCGAATTACGAATGATGGTACCTGCCAGCTTGGCGAGACTATCGACTTTGGCAGACATCGAGGGTGCGATCGACGTTGTCGAAGATGGTGATACGTTTGCCGAGAACGCTGCTAAGAAAGCGAGCGAGCAAGCCCAGCATCTCGGTCGCTGGGTGCTCGCTGAAGATAGCGGTTTGTCGGTCGACGCGTTGGACGGTCGTCCCGGCGTGTATTCGGCACGGTATGCTGGCGAGCACGGTAACGATGCGGCTAATAATCAAAAACTGTTGTCCGATCTTCGGGACGTGCCGGCGGAGAAACGAGGGGCGCAATTCAATTGCCACCTCAGTCTGGCCGATCCAGCAGGTCAGGTGCACCTGACGGCTTCCGGGATTTGTCGTGGCCGGATTGCTGAGTCGCTCTCCGGCTCAGCGGGTTTCGGTTACGATCCGCTGTTCATCATTGGCGAGTACCATCGCACCTTCGGCGAGCTCGACCTCAGTGTCAAACGAGCCATCAGTCACCGCTCGCGTGCACTGCGACGCTTCCTGCCCCAACTATCGAGGTTGATTCAGCAGCAATCCGTTTAG
- a CDS encoding AI-2E family transporter, with the protein MTQSKSEVATIAAVAQLLAVVLTVASLFFARDVFIPLALGFLLSFLLSPIVNRLQRSGVSNVVAVVLTATLAFVLLAGVATLIGREVTSLVGALPEHREELVSKARSMAGMTTGVGGSLDRLAEDVTDAIENSAEEEFEAAEGTEPTDDIDLPFVGGDDDGEDSADEAADKSIVQRWTDKLLPIPGMTKSKKTHDGATPKTPLYMVLVQENLPLASWATTAGTMLGPFATAGLVCVIALFTLIHREDLRDRIIAVVSHGNYVTTTEAMDEAAGRISRYLIAQTIVNTSYGLVLTIGLTIIGSTMTQDGSFPNVILWGALATCLRFVPYIGPVASAIFPLTMAFAVFPGYGVFIAVAALIITMELLSNNILEPWLYGASTGISAVAVIFAAVFWGWLWGPFGLFLSTPLTVCLVVLGRYVPRFKMLAILLGEEVQIDTSMRFYQRLLASDAHRARTILQDHLAEHDMETTCDMVLIPALKRIRADHDAEHLSDKDANRLFALVGGLIEKLDTRDDSGKTDKEHAESEADTASSPELPTVIGCTSHHFSEALILNLLRIAGEGVYQLTAIDDETLPQDVGQQVVQSNPPVVVIVVLPKGGFAQARYLCKSIRSEGYRGAVVIACIGKFKNYDGLFVKFRKAGATSMTTSYSQTSAKIQSILSRKDPVPVGNAKS; encoded by the coding sequence ATGACTCAATCAAAATCGGAAGTGGCGACCATTGCCGCGGTTGCTCAGCTACTCGCCGTCGTGCTCACGGTGGCATCGCTGTTCTTCGCCCGCGATGTGTTCATTCCATTGGCACTAGGATTTTTGCTTTCGTTTTTACTCAGTCCGATTGTCAATCGATTGCAGCGGAGTGGGGTCTCCAACGTGGTCGCCGTGGTCCTGACGGCGACGCTGGCTTTTGTTCTGTTGGCGGGCGTGGCAACCCTCATCGGCCGCGAAGTTACCAGTTTGGTCGGTGCGCTCCCTGAGCACCGTGAGGAGCTAGTATCGAAAGCACGCAGCATGGCAGGCATGACCACCGGGGTCGGCGGTTCACTCGATCGCTTAGCGGAAGACGTCACCGATGCGATCGAGAATAGTGCCGAGGAAGAATTCGAGGCTGCGGAGGGAACGGAGCCTACTGATGACATCGATCTACCTTTCGTCGGCGGAGATGACGACGGCGAAGACTCTGCTGACGAGGCAGCCGACAAGTCGATCGTACAGCGATGGACCGACAAACTGCTGCCCATCCCTGGCATGACCAAATCGAAGAAAACGCATGACGGCGCGACCCCGAAGACGCCGCTCTACATGGTGCTGGTCCAGGAAAACCTTCCTCTGGCGTCCTGGGCGACAACTGCCGGAACGATGCTGGGCCCCTTTGCCACCGCCGGCCTCGTGTGTGTGATCGCATTGTTCACGCTCATCCACCGTGAGGATCTGCGCGACCGGATCATCGCGGTGGTCAGCCACGGAAACTATGTCACGACGACCGAGGCGATGGACGAGGCGGCCGGCCGAATCAGTCGCTATCTCATCGCGCAAACCATTGTGAACACGTCCTACGGATTGGTGCTCACGATTGGCTTGACAATCATCGGGTCCACCATGACCCAGGACGGTAGTTTCCCCAATGTGATTCTGTGGGGGGCCTTAGCGACGTGCCTGCGTTTTGTGCCCTACATCGGCCCCGTTGCCTCAGCCATCTTCCCGCTGACCATGGCATTTGCTGTTTTTCCTGGATACGGCGTGTTCATTGCCGTGGCGGCTTTAATCATCACGATGGAACTGCTTAGCAATAATATTCTGGAACCGTGGCTGTACGGAGCCAGCACAGGTATTTCTGCCGTCGCGGTAATTTTCGCCGCTGTGTTTTGGGGCTGGCTGTGGGGACCGTTCGGTTTGTTCTTGTCCACTCCGCTAACGGTTTGCTTGGTCGTTCTTGGCAGATACGTGCCCCGCTTCAAGATGCTCGCAATCCTGCTGGGCGAAGAGGTTCAGATTGACACCTCGATGCGATTTTACCAACGGCTACTCGCCAGCGATGCCCACCGTGCGAGGACTATTTTGCAGGACCATCTGGCCGAACATGACATGGAAACGACGTGTGACATGGTTTTGATCCCTGCGCTCAAGCGAATTCGCGCCGATCACGACGCCGAGCACCTCTCTGATAAAGACGCGAATCGTCTTTTTGCGCTGGTGGGAGGCCTGATTGAGAAACTCGACACGCGTGATGATTCTGGCAAGACAGACAAGGAGCATGCGGAGAGCGAAGCGGACACTGCCTCGAGCCCAGAGCTGCCGACGGTGATTGGCTGCACGTCGCATCACTTCAGCGAAGCGTTAATACTGAACCTGCTGCGGATCGCCGGCGAAGGTGTTTACCAACTAACCGCCATCGACGATGAAACACTGCCGCAGGACGTCGGCCAACAGGTCGTCCAGTCAAATCCGCCGGTGGTTGTGATTGTGGTACTGCCCAAAGGCGGTTTTGCCCAAGCCCGTTATCTGTGCAAGTCCATTCGTAGCGAGGGTTACCGGGGTGCCGTGGTCATCGCCTGCATAGGGAAATTCAAAAATTATGACGGATTGTTCGTCAAGTTTCGCAAGGCGGGAGCGACCAGTATGACAACCTCATACTCCCAGACATCGGCAAAAATTCAGTCCATCCTGTCCCGAAAAGACCCCGTACCTGTCGGCAATGCGAAGTCATGA
- a CDS encoding sulfatase family protein → MRFLCLVALSLVASCLDADTRPNFVFFITDDISPDDLSVYGNTHVHTPHLEQIAARGLVFENAYLTISSCSPSRCSIITGRYPHNTGAPELHQSLPADQHTFVQSLQKAGYYTMLSGKNHMGNPKALGFDVSSDSHPAGAEKWVQNLRDRPRDQPFFAWFASHDAHRDFAFNDKAPQYEPSELDVPPMMFDGPGTRQELAGFYHEVSRTDHYAGELMKELQRQGIADNTYFVYCSDNGRPFPRCKTYLFESGIKTPLIISGPNVTTGRTDSLVSSIDFSATFLELAGVEKPESEQGVSIVPVLSDTSAVVREVAFSERNWHVFQNHQRAVRTGDWLYIWNAWPERYSVSGESASFQFTAVKELWEAAEAGKLTDAQALLTIKPQPAEMLFNVRSDPHQFHNLANSPESFSTLQRMRGLLHRWQEQTGDSVPENPTVDRQGLHESLSGKIQRGDLPGQDREATKISAPGPITISR, encoded by the coding sequence ATGAGATTTCTCTGCTTAGTCGCGCTGTCGCTGGTTGCCTCGTGCCTGGACGCCGACACCAGACCCAATTTTGTATTTTTCATAACTGATGACATCAGCCCGGATGATCTCAGCGTGTATGGGAACACGCACGTGCACACTCCCCATCTGGAACAGATCGCCGCCCGCGGACTGGTATTCGAAAACGCTTATCTGACGATTAGTTCGTGCTCGCCGAGTCGCTGCAGCATCATCACGGGCCGCTATCCGCACAATACTGGTGCACCGGAGTTGCATCAGTCATTGCCCGCAGATCAGCACACTTTCGTCCAGAGTTTGCAGAAAGCGGGTTACTACACGATGCTGTCGGGCAAGAACCATATGGGGAACCCAAAGGCACTGGGATTCGACGTGTCCTCCGACAGCCATCCTGCTGGAGCTGAAAAATGGGTGCAAAATTTGCGAGACCGCCCTCGGGACCAGCCTTTCTTTGCCTGGTTTGCATCTCACGATGCTCACCGAGACTTCGCGTTCAATGACAAGGCGCCGCAGTATGAGCCGAGCGAACTCGATGTTCCTCCAATGATGTTTGACGGACCCGGGACACGGCAGGAGCTAGCCGGGTTCTACCACGAAGTCAGTCGCACCGATCACTATGCTGGCGAATTGATGAAGGAGCTCCAACGCCAAGGTATCGCTGACAACACGTATTTCGTTTATTGCAGTGACAACGGTCGTCCCTTCCCACGCTGCAAAACATACCTTTTCGAGAGTGGCATCAAGACCCCGTTGATCATTTCCGGGCCCAATGTGACCACCGGTAGAACTGATTCGCTGGTTAGCTCAATCGATTTTTCTGCCACGTTTCTGGAACTGGCAGGTGTTGAAAAACCCGAGTCCGAACAGGGCGTCAGTATCGTCCCCGTGCTATCGGACACGAGTGCGGTGGTTCGCGAAGTAGCGTTCTCGGAGCGGAATTGGCACGTATTCCAAAACCATCAGCGGGCTGTACGAACAGGCGATTGGCTCTACATCTGGAACGCATGGCCCGAGCGATACAGTGTCTCGGGTGAAAGCGCATCCTTTCAATTCACAGCTGTCAAAGAATTATGGGAGGCGGCAGAAGCGGGCAAGTTGACTGACGCGCAGGCGCTCCTGACGATCAAGCCACAGCCGGCTGAAATGCTTTTCAACGTGAGATCGGACCCCCATCAATTCCACAATCTAGCGAATTCACCCGAGTCTTTCTCTACCCTCCAACGGATGCGAGGCTTGCTCCATCGCTGGCAAGAACAAACCGGCGATAGTGTGCCGGAGAACCCTACGGTCGATCGCCAGGGACTGCATGAATCTCTGAGCGGTAAGATCCAGCGTGGTGACCTGCCGGGCCAAGACCGAGAGGCAACAAAAATCAGTGCCCCTGGCCCCATCACGATCTCACGCTAA